TTGCAGTTTTGtagctttttaatagttttaaatttaaaattgcaATATATACATCAGCGTtaaacctataaatggtggaaaaacatgtttctgtaattgtgtacctgggtctccacttttaccatggcctcttttggctttaacaaacttatccctcaggtttttccaaacattttaacaaaaactttcctcgtCTTCCACggctgtatttattattacattatctGGTTTTtctatgatcacgcatggacggATTATAAAGGTGTCTATACAggcgtacctgtttcagacaaaatcccTTCAAAGTCATTCATATTCAACTCTAATTAATCACGTCGACGTGCAAAAAGTTTGCTCGCGTCTAAAAATGTTGTGTGCTCCGCCAGCCCAAATTATATCacgcgcacccaaagcgaacctccgcaaacacagaAATTATGTCACATTTCCCGCTCACACTCATGCAAACTAGCGAACGTGTCGAGTGTAAACCAGCCTTTAAAGATGCAGCTTTTTATTAACAAAACTTAATTTCAACTTTTTGGGGCTTTCATTTGAGTGTATGAACTAGGAAAGGCCGCTAACAATTATAGTCAGAGAACTGAAGATGCTAGAGGAACATGGCTAAAAAATATGAGCTAAAAAAGGTTGTCCagtagggctacacaatatatggtttgagcatcgatattacAATCTGCGCAATCCCAATAGTCGCATCACAAAGATGGGCAATGTTGAATATGAATTACAATTGACCAGGAGCTAAagaaattgcatttaattattgtatttatgtggaattaatttgatttatgcaaaaaattgCACTTTTGGGATTCTGAGGTGTGCCTGGAAAACGcaactatccgcttgttaagtcgtgacatgaaatactgtttccgggtccaaactgctactcatttgaattgagaaaatattcattatgTTGTTTATGCACTTTTTCAACGTTTATTTATTACCATTTGATCTCCCCATACAGTATGATATGgtgcttcgcgtgacgtcacacttaagcGGATAAACAATCTTGCTTGTGCAAAAGACATGATGGGAATGGCACCTTAGTGAGTTGTTTAGCAGTGCATATCGCTGATTAGAAATTGAGTTCTGATAGACCTGCAGTTGAAACAATCCGATTTTGGTTTTTGGCTAATGCTAGGTTCAGACTATGATTTTAGCCCTGAATATGACTccccaacaggttttgagaaatttctgacaaatgcctgaaatcacaggcaaatcagtggTCATTCACATATGTAACAATCACtctgtgtgaactatcaaagaggCGATCTAAGAGAATCTGCGATTGAGACACCAACACCCAtcagatatttggcgtgctaaatatctacGCCTGTAGGCGATTTAAAATGTGaatgaaatgtgttctgattgaaaataacatcggtgATTACCTAcaaccaatgagagagcagcatccactagtatgggtatctgcaggccagcgggagaagttattttcagtcaatttgggctcaagaaatggaggaaaaactagtgtaaatttgtcaGGAGCACCCGTgcctgtttgacgtgtcatctgagcaataccacaacccagtcgaaaaagaaaaaaagttgaggagTAAATTTGCTCACCTGTCTTTTGAAGGAAATTagtaataagtacattttctaccccactaaaggcttctttctcattatgtagtcagtaacaaaagatatactacatggcATCACGCTGTTCCCCGTAGTTTGTGGACCAAGACAAAGTTATCGGGGATTCTTCctgttgtaaagtcatgcaatgtgaatcaCTCTGTcgtcgatccatcttgcagtgtaaacacagcagtgaCGAAACATTACCCTAGATAGtcatgctgtgtaaaaacatctgAGACTAttttgaaaatcgtgcagtctgaagTACATGCATGAGTACATGCAGAATTTTTGGTTTTGGTCgagatgttttattttgttaaatatccCTAGTGCGCACATCTGTttgattaaattataaattatatgatGAGACCTCACACATGCTTTCTCGTCTGTGTCTTTAGTGTGAGCTGGCAGTGGATGCTGTGCACAAGGTGAAGAATGAGGAAGGAGATGGAGGCGGTGGAGGCGGCACAGCTGTCCATCCCAGGAAAGAAGAGATCACAGACACCATGATCTTTGGCCCTAGTGACCTTGTCACTATGATCTGCAGAGACGTAGACCTCAACTACGCTAcccgaggtgtgtgtgtgtgcgcgtgcgcgtgcgtgcgtgcgtgcgacTAGAAGAAGTAAAGTTGAAGTCTAAATGATTAGCCATCCTAtgaattcttttttttaactatttttcaaatgatgttgcaaggatttttttcacagtattttctacaatattttttctttaaagaaagtcttatttgttttattttggcttgaataaaagcagtgttacattttttaaactatttaagaacaatattattaacccccatatgcaatatttgttttgattgtccacagaacaaaccatcattatacaataatttgcctgaTTACACTTCCTTGcccaattaacctaattaaattattaaatgttactttaagttgaaaactagtgtcttgaaaaatatctagtaaaatattaaatactgtcatcatgacaaagataaactaaatcagttattagaaatgagttattaaaactattatgtttagaaatttgtttcaAAATCTTTGTTAAACTCTGTGTGGCATTGTAACAGAGAGAAATGAACTACAGAGAAACTTTTATGATCTAGTCTTCTTCTGGATCCCAGGACATGTCAGCCTTAAAAACAGGAAGAATGAAGAAGTGCCAAATCCCACCTTCAGATTTAAAGCTACTAATAAAAAGCTATATTCTTAACAAATCACAAGTCGAATGAGatataataaactttttaaaGTCCAGCCAAAAGTATGGAGAAAATTCACAAGATGATTCGGACATTCCATATTAGACACTCAAGACTTACTCATGAATATTTACTCGAAGAAGTTTCCCCCAAAGTGTCTGTATTCAacagaaaccaaactgttaaacatgtactCTTAATATGCCCAGCCACTATTTTTGTTATCAGAAGTTATCTGGAGAaactttaaaggaaatatttttaaacataaatggcatattttttattaaaagtaaaccttttaaagctgttttagatattttttatctATTATGTATTATGGATGTCTTAATTGTTAGATTTTCTTTGCTACTATGGAAAAGCAATATTTATAAAATGCTGTATATTTGATCCggttttgccatgaaatagccagaGAGTCTGATATGGCAACTGTTACACCTGGCTCAAAGATGTGACATTAAGGGAGACGACACGGCGAAATAAagttaaaaatcatatttattttaacataattgAAAATAACAATCAAAACATCCCTATCAGTATGTTTAATCAGTGTGAAAAGCAAGTGAATGgctgcaaaacaaacataaaGCCCGGATTGGAGCACAGCTCTGGCCAACTGGCCAAACAGTGAATGAACAGCAGCCCAGACAAACTCTCTTACTGTGTTTAAATAAGGGAGCTGACGAGCGTCATGTGCGCTAAAGGCATTCCCCAACCTAGAACAGACATAAAACACAATCCTAACACCACAACGCAATCCTAACTCAACAAATTCAAAAGTCTCACTCTTGtaacagattatttattattatggtgATCATTATAATATGATGATTTACCTATTAtatgatttttgtgtgtgttttcagacaCTTTCACAGACTCTGCAATTGGCTCATCAAGATTAAACGGTGACCACAGAGAGAAGGTCCTCCAGAGGTGGGATGGAGGCGACAGCAATGGAGAGAACTTTGACTTAGATGCAGACACAGTGAGTTTCACGCATTCTTTGTAAACACAGCAGTAATTGGTCACAATGGATGTTTCACATGCCTTTTGCATTTCTTTTTCTCCATCTCAGGCTAATGGTTGGGATGCCAGTGAGATGTTCCGCTTTAATGAGGAGACCTATGGGGTGAAGTCCACCTATGACTCCAGTCTCTCCATGTACACGTATGTTGatcattttgttcatttttagatgtttttttttcagggtgCCTGACCTTGTCGTGATCATGGTGGTTTTTAGATTTGATCAAAAAGATTTTAATACCTTTTCAGATAGTTCATTAGGCATCTTAAATATAAAGAACTGAATCCAAGAATCTATTTGACTCAAGACTCTAATAGATCTTTATTAGTATtggtatttgtattttttattatgctttAGAAACTTTTATGATTGTAAACATTGTATTGAATATATATTACTACTGTTTCCATGAATCTAACCAGGGCTGCCAAAATGCCGCtgaaacatgcaaacaaacataacattttttttttttttgagttttaatttttgtttaactctCGCTGAACTTTTCATCATATTCTATTGTCTTTCTCTCATAGGGTTCCTCTGGAGCGGGGAAGCTCTGAGGGCTTCAGGCAGCGAGAAGCTCGAGCCGCCCGATTGGCCAATGAGATCGAGGCTAGTTCACAGTATCGCCACAGAGTGGCGCTGGAGAATGATGAGGGAAGAACTGATGAAGACAAATTCAGTGCAGTGGTTCGAGACCGGGAGCGTGAAGCAGCAGAAAGAGAAAGGGGAAGAGATAGCCCTGGGTTCTCCAGTGCTGGGAGCAGGTTTgacactcatttattcatttaatttctaGCTGCAATATGATATAGTCTTTCTCTTTACTTCTGGTTGTTGATGTCTgtttatctttgttttattttagggaGGGCAAATACATTCCTCCCCAGAGAGCAAGGGAGCGAGAGATGGGAGTTTCTGGCAGGGGTGAAAGAGGTGGGGCTGTGTCCACCCTGCCTAATCGAACAAATCGACCCGGACCATCAAGCTCCTCCCCTAGACCCCTCCCCTCTGCTAACAGCCAGGCCCTTCCTCCCACTGATAGGAACAGCTCTCTGTCAGTCAGAGGAGGATTCTCTACACACCAATCACAGAGCAGCACGCCAACACAGTCCCGGCCCTCAGAGCCGGGTCACTCCAGCCCTCCTTCcccccacacactctcacattcactctCACACCCTCAGTCCCTCTCAGATGTGGCCCGGCCTGTCAATGGAGGTAAATTGCGTCTACGATTTGATGTTATTTAGATTATTATGCTGAATTCCATTTTGTGTGTTACTAATGAACATGTTGATCTTTTACAGTTTCACCCAAGTCTCAAAGGACTGGACAGACTAACAGAAACATGCGTACCTCAAACTCCCACTCCTCCCCTACAGGTAAACCAAACAGATCTTCTGTACCCACACTAGGTCTTTTGCAATGTGATCACGGTTTTTAATCATGCTTATTTGTCCTCCGTAATGGTAGCTGACTTTGTAATTTTTGCTACTTTACCATCTGGCTTATAAGTAAGGAATAAAGTACATTTTGGAGGCTATCATCACAGAATAACACCTGACAGGCTTATCTGAGCTTTAAAAAAACTGCCTGGAAGTACTTTATCCCACTTTATATATGCATTCTTGCCACAGAATGTAAAAATTAGACTCAAAACATTTGTTCTAGGCCATAATAGTTTCATTCTTTAAAGCAAAGCTGACAAACAAAACCAGCTGAATGGAGCTGATTGAGCATATACACTAACCTACAAATCTTTCAGTCACAGAGTCAAAACGTCTTGACGGATGAGGATATAAATATTCAAGTGAACTCATTCCCTGACTGTCAGGATGAATCAAAGTACCAGGAATAATATAATTTGAAAGATCGCTATCACCAAATTGAATCAAGTATTTCAGACAGCTGTGTAATTACgaatgttaaagagcccctattttgcattataaagggtcatattttggttttaggggtctccaacaacaaactgacatgcatgcaaagtcaaaaacactttcattatcttaaaatatgcatttatttttacctaattatcccaacgactcccatatgattcgtttctcgattcatttgttcccaaacccctcctttgcatgatgctaatctgtgctgatttgttcgatgacccagtctgttgtgattgtttGACTGGGTTCAGCGCGAGACGGTGTGAAACGCCCACCATGGCTAAGAAatagagtatgtgagagcccaatgcaggaatgcaacaAAGCAATGCGTTAAAaaaccagcatattactctactcttaacacTAACTTCAAATAATAACAGCGACACACATTCAgcattaatccacacagtgacaaaagctgaactattttgaaaattgaccacgCTGCTAATGTGAGGAACAGATGATGGCGGCCTTAGCAAAGATGACAGCAGAGGATCGTGAGTTCAGAAGtgcatttaaatcggtaaaggaagaacCACACGTCATGTTTTCAACATGGGTTTGGTTGCAATATGTAAATAGCCTAACAcggatttaacctgagagatgcatagaagcactgatctataatagataagtaATTACAGGCCATGTGATGTTACAACacaacaaaaatacatattttgcaaactacacaaaacgaggcaacaattttaattacacttacatgttacgATCcaaaggaagaagaaactggtcccatacataataaatatattcgcctactctgctgctccttcctttaataacaAACGGCTGGTATTGCTAAGGAggatattgtataaataattagaaaaatgacaggaacaaacacaacactaggttggctatacagTAGCATTGTAGTGAAAACCCTTTAATACCCGCAagcgaatctccatctgtcagtgattgtcatcttcatgtcatgatcagtcctgtgGTCCCTTGAGCTCCACCAGTGTCTAAATGAAAAGGCAAGTTCACGTTTAACCGGACCCGGTACTACATTTTTGTTGATGTATTGTCGTCGATGTGTTCAGGCAAAAGATCTGAACTGAACACGATTAATTTATTCTTCTCTGAGTCGATTATTtctttaaagaatcaatagttttgaaCGCTgggcactttcagatttaaacctcagctggatgtttttattcacttgATGCTGTGTTACACaatgcatggaagctcattttcaaaaacccataatatgggctctttaatggaTTGGTGAAGTTACAAATACAGAAATGAAGGGAATAAGAAAAaggtgttttctttttcaaatcttGTTGACTGCTCGTCATATTTTATAAGTACAGACACATATTTTTCACCTGCACTAATAAAACTTTTTCAATCACTTCACATATCCAAATTTAGCGAACCACAGtcctttgttagtttttttttttttttaggttttaaagTAATcttcaatttaatttgattaaatgcttattttaggttttaatattaaaacaggCCAAACATACTGTAGAAATACTGACTTTTTAAATTTGGTAAATATTGCTTTAtcattttttttcccctaatttaacacattgctaatttttttttcttctctccatGCAGTCTCTCGCTCCCCTAAGCCAGATGCTCCTCCTCAGGACCCTCTTCTGACTGGATCTTATTTGGACCCCTCATCCAAACCTGTTGGCCCCACTCCTCTGTTCCCTGTAGATGGTAAAATGTTGTCATAAATCTGATTTAAGACACTGTCCAGTTGTCGGTGCGTCTTAACTCCTTTTCATTTTCACCACAGTAAATGAGATCCTGTCCAAGGAAAGGATGGAGAGTCCAGTTAGTCCACAGGAGGGCAAGAGCAACAAAAGTAATGCTAGTATTGTGTTGCTATCTCCAATTTCATTGCATCCTCTTGATATTTAGCTAATGAATGTTCTTCTATTTATTGTAACAGTACCTTCGGTCCAGCAGAGATCACAAATCTCTGAGGAGCTTCGCAAGTTTGGTAATACTTTTAGGGTGAGTGTGCACGAATGTAATCTGCATctaggttgttttcaatcacgtggttctggtgactcgcgaaattcagatggagggcaggaaggacAAAAACTGAGTGGGAGATGCAGGAAAGTCTTTTtgcgattttatttatttatttttattttttttgcgatGAAATTTctactaaactaaaatatatttagctATTACTTTGAACATActatagtgtttggaagcatactttagatttttacttgaattaaactgttgtagtaattatattgttgctgtggtacatcacaactgtagtaataaacaaattattcaataggcttcagtttGTATAATTATACACCATCACATTGCACCAGAGTTTACTCTAACGTTAAAGTATTTACTATAGTTTCAGTTTAAAATGCTACAGTATTCGGGagaattcattaacaaagagttgtgcACATTATACACTTTAATATGTGGTTTAAAAACATGTtcattataaattactatagttttttccCCCCTGCTGATATCTTCGACATCACGtaataacagatgaaagcatacaaaactgtggacgcatagtctacattattattagtttatttttccaAGAGAGGGGGGGTGCTTTTCAATAGTAACAGTCTAGTTTTGTCGCAAAGgttatattctcctggattttgtagCTTGGTGGTGTTTGTATgtgatttttatataacacattaccATCTAATACACATAGTTAGGCCTGTATATcatctttattggtgctgtcaaatgAAATTATCTCGTTCAAAAAACTTTGTACACATAGATGTACTAAAAATTGTTTATTACATTGCCCCTTTtctgtttttcagccagtttcttcAACTTTTCCTCCCTTTACAAGCAAAAGCTTTTGGTAGTCCATAAAAGCTGTTCGGCATTTCTTATCTAGagttaaacaataataaacaacataaaacgaacattttgatgttctgatagagATTCCTATGCAGAAGAATCACTTTCTGCCCACCATCTGAGTCTCACACGTCATCAGTGTCGTCATGTGAAAACAACTTGTATTACATTGATCAAGTGACCTACCTGTTGCATTCTTTCTTTACTACCTTTCACAAATCCTCCCCTGTTTTTTGCTATACTATTCTATAATATAGTAGTGTTTTAACAAATAGCATCTGATATAATGTGATAAAGTATTTTCAATATGTTTTTCAATGTATTTAAAGTATTTGGATaagtgcttaaatttgactttgtaaAGAACCCTGATGTTAATGAGTCTGTGGACACACTCCATCTCCTCCTTAGCCTGATGGCATAGTAAAGTACCTGTTGTTAGCACACTTTAAAAACCTATACACTCAATATGAACAATGTTCAAACATGTTTGCATTGTAGTCGCTTTTGTTTGTATATAGGCGAGATTAGCTTGTTTCAGAATGTGAACTATGTTGCTAAGTCTGAGCGTTTTTCCTTATTtgtgaaatttattttatttttttaaattattaatatttattttttagcttcaGCAAAACCCCAAAACTTTGCCCACTGAATCTACTCAAGCAAACCCTGCCCACAACACACAGACTGACCCCGCCGCTCCCACAGAAGCAAAACCAGCCCCGCCCACAACCCCGAACACAGAGCTTTCAGCAGAGGAGCGAAGTAGAGAGACTAATCCAGAAGGGCCGGTGACCTCCACCCCTCCACCGGCCACATCCATCTCTGCACCGTCTGGGATTGGCATGCAAAATCCACCTGCAGAAGGGCAGACGGCGGGGGCGCCCCAACCTGCAAGGACCCCAGGCAGTGAGGATGGCAAACCAGAGGCCCCTGAGAGATCTGAGGGCATGACCGAGTGAGTAGAACATGTCAGACTGTTCAGCTTTTAATCAAGTACTTTTGTGACCAATACTagtaatcttattttttattatttttaatttattacatttatttattttaaaattgtttatatattttttatatttaactcttttatttattaaatttgtttatttttttacatttatttctatttaattatattttacatatatttctgttgcttgtgttatttatttaaaaaaatttattcatttatatttaattttatttattttaaaaatgtatttatattattttttacattttatttctattgtgacttatttattttttgaatcatttattttttttaaatgtatttattaatttttatcatttgttttatattacatttatttgtttgcttttaacatttatttttacagtttatttttagcatattctatttattttcttcattgtttatttttatttccatgGCTTTTTATGAATGCAGATTTATGgctgattcatttatttaatttttaaaaagaaacgaGGAAAACCCATTTCAGACAATTGTTATTGATGCTTTAACACTTATCATTGTGTACATATGAAAAGATTTCAATCCAGTTTGTATGCAAGTCTGGTCTGATTTGTCTGATTTCGAACTAGTCAATCAGTGAATTTCTTTGAGTAATTAAATGTGTTGGTAATAGCAGCTCATGATGTTTTCTAATACAGTCAGGTGAAGAAATCCACACTCAATCCCAACGCCAAAGAATTCAACCCCACCAAGGCTCCTCTTAGCATGGTGAGAGCATTACTTTCTGCTGTTTTTGATGTCCTCTGCGAAGCTTTTGAAGAGTTGATGTGCCAATCTGATTTGTCATGTCATTTCTGCAGGTGAAGCCCTCGGCGACTCCCACACCACCACGACCAACCCCACCCAGTCCTACAGTCGTGCTGCAGACCCAACCAGGCCAGGGAGCCGTTTATAACCCCCAGTACCTGAGCTACGTCTCCCAGGTACCCATCCAGATTCAAGGCCACTCTGTGCAGGTCTGTATTCCTAATGCGATTGATTGTTTTGGGGGAAAACTTGGAGACTTTGTGTGTatatagggctgggtgattaatttAATAAcgataattatcacaatatatatttctTTGATAAAACGATAATGACCGTTAGATAGGTGTTCGATAATATTTACGTACTATGCATAACGCTGCGCAGGCATTTTGCTGCGTGCCCTTCTGGGTACCGCACGCAGTACAAAtttacagccatacagtgttagttgCACTTGGAGGAGTAGGAATAAATCAGGTAAAAAAGgtcacagacattgttgacaagaaacgtcactaAACATCAGTAGTCTGGAGCTACTTAGTTTTTTGCAATCTGACACAAAACAGAGCAACGAGCACTGCAAACTGCGCAGACGACTCGTGccatcaaaagcaggcaacaccacaaacctgtttcatcatttaaaacaataccaCCCTTATGAAGATAAGAAATTACAGACCCAAACCTGCTTTGGTAAACCAGCGCAACTACCCAGCagagttttgtcatcattttctaAAGCCGTGCCTTATGTGAAAAAACCTCAAACACATCTCAATGCACACTTAATGCTCTCTGTAAACTACGAGCTGCGTTATTTAAGGGCACTTGTTACCACATTGATAGGAACTTTTTTTATGTCAATCTTATGTTTTCTTTTaagtattaagattttttttttaaatctgtaataTCACTATTGTCCCTTAGATGATTAAAAAACAGCCTTTTTTTACTGGACATAATCACAGAGgagaaatcagatgctcaagacataatcttcaaaataatgacattaaaaatGCAGCAAGTTTGCAATGACAGACGTTTACAACAGCAGTggatcattaattaaatccttattttccacgAAGTGAAGCATTATCCACCCGCACAGTTGTTAAAGATGggcacaaattaaaaatatatacactatatatttttctttgaaaaaaatTTTTGCAATGTATTTCGTTATGTATAATGTGTAAAttagtgtattttttttgttgataATTTATCTACAACATAAACAAGAAGAATGAATAACATATGAGGTGAAGCGCTTCAAAACCAATCTGCTATGGGATATGCTCTAGTGCTTCAAAACAGTCCATTAAACTGTTTTCACGGGTTCAGTTTAATTGATTAACGAAGCGCGGTTTGAGCAGCATCAGCTCTACAGTCTTTATAAACTATTTGTAGCACTGATAGTTTTTCTTAACTCGATCTGAAGGATTTGTGCCAGTCTATGAGATGAAATTGGTTAAAACACCCGCGGATATAACCGAGATGTGCGCttaacagggttttttttttttttatgcgtcCCACAATATGTGATGTCAAGAGgataaactgcacacacttgattatgtaatgcgTGGACGAATGTCACAGTTCAAAGCATaagtaaacctttaaatgtccatgcttaattAGTCATCGAAGGTCTGTCTGTTGGGTTATTGACAATTAATAGATCaagtaatcgttagcatccctaaataaaatatattaaaggatATTTTGCCCTAAATTCAGCATACTCCAcattaaaaggagagttcatccaaaactaaAAATGATCACCattaaagcctagttcacactacaggattttaaacatcagcagatcgctgttccattcacactacatgacctgactttgtgtcttttaatctctgtggtgttcacactacgcaacactccgtgaacgatccacaagaggggggtcacacactacatgatctgacaacaactcattccccatcagttcattcaagctaccaaaccacagccaatgaaattttgagggaggagtgctcagaaaaagctgaacactattggctgcttgtgtgctgattacatcactgacagcttttcaagctttggagaaagcatttaaaaacatcgtcaaatcagctgatttatgagcggattaatcactcatctgcaagttccagtggatagatacacagagagtttttaatttttgtaattttataactctttgaaataaaactaacatatttataacaccctgccgctttctaactatcagtgtatttctttctgacattgttatttttttatcacaaaacagtaaagaactgagcatttctgccttaaattaccatattggtcaaaatgactgcatgcatgtctgatacttttcactgtgactttaaatatgtgtgcattttcttgcctggcaacttcctgctaacataaacaaaactttctgatggcaaaaacatcaatttactttagatatctttaaaaacagcatattctgtgctgttaaatagctcctgtttgaaagtaaaaatgaaagccaagacctttaagtgttttagtatcttaactacatatttataggctgtattaccaaaaaaaagatgatatttttagggtaatggtgtcattaaatatgatgccagacattcaaagcttaattttaatatctcaataatagctttgaatgtaaatatgttgtgacaatttggcgttttatatgagaacggtcagaatgagcagtatggtaattctaatagttacagaatta
This portion of the Danio rerio strain Tuebingen ecotype United States chromosome 3, GRCz12tu, whole genome shotgun sequence genome encodes:
- the atxn2l gene encoding ataxin-2-like protein isoform X2, whose protein sequence is MHVTKKNRNSVKTPSQSPPVFEGVYNNSRMLHFLTAVVGSRCDVMVKNGSLYEGIFKTLSSRCELAVDAVHKVKNEEGDGGGGGGTAVHPRKEEITDTMIFGPSDLVTMICRDVDLNYATRDTFTDSAIGSSRLNGDHREKVLQRWDGGDSNGENFDLDADTANGWDASEMFRFNEETYGVKSTYDSSLSMYTVPLERGSSEGFRQREARAARLANEIEASSQYRHRVALENDEGRTDEDKFSAVVRDREREAAERERGRDSPGFSSAGSREGKYIPPQRAREREMGVSGRGERGGAVSTLPNRTNRPGPSSSSPRPLPSANSQALPPTDRNSSLSVRGGFSTHQSQSSTPTQSRPSEPGHSSPPSPHTLSHSLSHPQSLSDVARPVNGVSPKSQRTGQTNRNMRTSNSHSSPTVSRSPKPDAPPQDPLLTGSYLDPSSKPVGPTPLFPVDVNEILSKERMESPVSPQEGKSNKIPSVQQRSQISEELRKFGNTFRLQQNPKTLPTESTQANPAHNTQTDPAAPTEAKPAPPTTPNTELSAEERSRETNPEGPVTSTPPPATSISAPSGIGMQNPPAEGQTAGAPQPARTPGSEDGKPEAPERSEGMTDQVKKSTLNPNAKEFNPTKAPLSMVKPSATPTPPRPTPPSPTVVLQTQPGQGAVYNPQYLSYVSQVPIQIQGHSVQPQIPYSYMTAVSQGKYPRTKGSVVTPRPDHSSSAPPMIQAASAAGPPLVASPYPPSYLQYNQVIPAMPHYPGHQVYSMLQGGPRMLGSGGHPQALGPPGPQYPGQTEGPSAPQQGMYAPQSFSHHSGSIHPQPSSTPTGSQPPPQHPAPSPGQSGQSGPQPQSLYHSGPLSAPTPPNLPPGHSSPQASYSLQGYSLPGHQPLPHPYSSLGQLTQAHVPGALSGPHHTGGHGPPPVMLLHAAPQQGSGPQHGPPPQQGAHQHFTYLGPQVPVQAHNPQQIPYHPSGN